The following proteins come from a genomic window of Rattus norvegicus strain BN/NHsdMcwi chromosome 8, GRCr8, whole genome shotgun sequence:
- the Bcl9l gene encoding B-cell CLL/lymphoma 9-like protein isoform X3: protein MHPENKLTNHGKTGNGGAQSQHQNVNQGPTCNLGSKGVGAGSHGAKANQISPSNSSLKNPQAGVSPFSSLKGKVKRERSVSVDSGEQREAGTPSLDSEAKEVAPRSKRRCVLERKQPYSGDEWCSGPDSEEDDKPIGATHNCNVADPAMVAPQLGPGQTAQLPLSENSAPGPQHGPPPGLRPDVPGGGGGGVPGKPPSQFVYVFTTHLANTAAEAVLQGRAESILAYHQQNVPRAKLDQAPKVPPTPEPLPLNTPSAGTPQSQPPPLPPPPPAPGSAPPALPQEGPPEDTSQDLAPNSVGAASTGGGTGGTHPNTPTAATANNPLPPGGDPGSAPGSALLGEATPTGNGQRNLVGSEGLSKEQLEHRERSLQTLRDIERLLLRSGETEPFLKGPPGGAVEGGPPAQAPSAAQQPPSAPPPGLKKYEEPLQSMISQTQSLGGPPLEHEVPGHPQGGDMGQQMNMMMQRLGQDSLTPEQVAWRKLQEEYYEEKRRKEEQIGLHGGRPLQDMVGMGGMMGRGPPPPYHSKPGDQWPPGMGTQLRGPMDVQDPMQLRPGPPFPGPRFPGNQMQRVPGFGGMQSIPMEVPMNAMQRPVRPGMAWNEDLPPIGGPSNFAQNAVPYPGGQGEAERFMTPRVREELLRHQLLEKRSMGMQRPLGMAGSGMGQSMEMERMIQTHRQMDPTMFPGQMTGGDGLAGTPMGIEFGGGRGLLSPPMGQSGLREVDPPMGPGNLNMNMNVNMNMNMNLNVQMTPQQQMLMSQKMRGPGDMMGPQGLSPEEMARVRAQNSSGMMAGPQKMLMPSQFPNQGQQGFSGGQGPYQAMPQDMGNTPDMFSPDQSSVPMGAVGTARLSHMPLPPASNPPGSVHSAPNRGLGRRPSDLTISINQMGSPGMGHLKSPTLSQVHSPLVTSPSANLKSPQTPSQMVPLPSANPPGPLKSPQVLSSSLSVRSPTGSPSRLKSPSMAVPSPGWVASPKTAMPSPGVSQNKQPPLNINSSSTLGNLEQGALPPAGPRNSSSAPPANPPSSLMNPSLPFTSSPDPTPSQNPLSLMMSQMSKYAMPSSTPLYHNAIKTIATSDDELLPDRPLLPPPPPPQGSGPGISNNQPNQMHMNPAAAQSPMGMNLPGQQPLSHEPPPTMLPSPTPLGSNIPLHPNAQGTGGPSQNSMMMAPGGPDSLNTPCGPVPSSSQMMSFPPRLQQPHGAMAATGGGGPGLQQHYPSGMALPPEDLPNQPPGPIPSQQHLMGKGMAGRMGDAYPPGVLPGVASVLNDPELSEVIRPTPTGIPEFDLSRIIPSEKPSSTLQYFPKNENQPPKAQPPNLHLMNLQNMMAEQAPSRPPNLPGQQGVQRGLSMSMCHPGQMSLLGRTGVPPQQGMVPHGLHQGVMSPPQGLMTQQNFMLMKQRGVGGEVYTQPPHMLSPQGSLMAPPPQQNLMVSHPLRQRSVSLDSQMGYLPTPGGMANLPF, encoded by the exons ATGCACCCAGAAAATAAATTGACCAATCATGGCAAGACAGGGAATGGAGGGGCCCAATCCCAGCACCAGAATGTGAACCAAGGACCCACCTGCAACCTGGGCTCCAAGGGCGTGGGGGCGGGGAGCCATGGGGCCAAGGCCAACCAGATCTCACCCAGCAACTCAAGTCTGAAGAACCCCCAGGCAGGAGTGTCTCCTTTCAGCTCCCTCAAAGGCAAGGTGAAGCGAGAGCGGAGTGTGTCCGTGGACTCTGGAGAGCAGCGAGAAGCCGGAACTCCATCCCTGGATTCAGAGGCCAAAG AGGTGGCACCCCGGAGTAAACGGAGGTGTGTGCTGGAGCGGAAGCAGCCATACAGTGGGGATGAATGGTGCTCTGGACCAGACAGCGAGGAGGACGACAAGCCCATTGGGGCCACCCACA ATTGTAATGTAGCAGACCCAGCCATGGTGGCCCCACAGTTGGGTCCTGGCCAAACTGCCCAACTGCCCCTCAGTGAGAACAGTGCACCAGGCCCCCAACATGGCCCCCCGCCAGGCCTTCGGCCAGAcgtccctgggggtgggggtgggggcgtccCAGGAAAGCCTCCGTCTCAGTTCGTGTACGTCTTCACCACCCATCTGGCCAACAC GGCGGCAGAAGCAGTGCTACAGGGCCGGGCAGAGTCCATCCTCGCCTACCACCAGCAGAACGTGCCCCGGGCCAAGCTGGATCAG GCCCCTAAAGTGCCACCCACCCCAGAACCACTACCCCTGAACACGCCATCAGCAGGTACACCACAGTCCCAGCCACCTCCGttgccaccgccaccaccagccCCTGGCAGTGCCCCTCCTGCTCTGCCCCAGGAGGGGCCTCCTGAAGACACCAGTCAGGACCTGGCCCCCAACTCAGTGGGAGCTGCCAGCACAGGTGGTGGGACTGGGGGCACCCACCCCAACACCCCAACGGCTGCCACTGCTAACAACCCTCTGCCTCCTGGAGGAGACCCTGGCAGTGCTCCTGGCTCTGCCCTATTGGGCGAGGCCACGCCCACAGGAAATGGGCAGAGGAACCTGGTGGGCTCTGAGGGCCTGTCCAAAGAGCAGCTGGAGCACCGTGAGCGCTCCCTCCAGACACTTCGAGACATAGAGAGGCTGCTGCTCCGCAGCGGGGAGACTGAGCCCTTCCTCAAGGGGCCCCCTGGAGGAGCTGTTGAGGGAGGCCCGCCCGCACAAGCGCCCTCTGCCGCTCAGCAGCCTCCCTCCGCCCCTCCTCCGGGGCTGAAGAAGTACGAGGAACCTCTGCAGTCAATGATTTCACAGACACAGAGCCTTGGAGGCCCCCCATTGGAGCACGAGGTGCCGGGGCACCCTCAGGGCGGAGACATGGGACAGCAAATGAACATGATGATGCAGAGGCTGGGCCAGGACAGTCTGACACCTGAGCAGGTGGCCTGGCGCAAACTGCAGGAAGAGTACTACGAGGAGAAGCGGCGGAAAGAGGAGCAGATTGGATTGCATGGGGGCCGCCCTCTGCAGGACATGGTGGGAATGGGGGGCATGATGGGGAGGGGGCCCCCACCTCCTTACCACAGCAAACCTGGGGATCAGTGGCCACCTGGGATGGGCACGCAACTCCGAGGACCTATGGATGTCCAAGATCCCATGCAGCTCCGACCTGGACCTCCCTTCCCCGGCCCCCGTTTCCCAGGCAACCAGATGCAAAGGGTGCCTGGCTTTGGAGGTATGCAGAGTATACCCATGGAAGTACCCATGAATGCCATGCAGAGACCTGTAAGGCCGGGCATGGCCTGGAATGAAGACTTGCCCCCTATTGGGGGACCCAGCAACTTTGCCCAGAATGCTGTGCCCTATCCAGGTGGGCAGGGTGAGGCAGAGCGGTTCATGACCCCTCGTGTCCGGGAGGAGCTGCTGAGGCACCAGTTGCTGGAGAAGCGGTCAATGGGCATGCAGCGGCCCCTGGGCATGGCGGGTAGTGGCATGGGACAGAGCATGGAAATGGAACGGATGATACAGACACATCGACAGATGGACCCTACCATGTTCCCAGGGCAGATGACTGGAGGAGATGGTCTGGCTGGCACTCCCATGGGCATAGAGTTCGGTGGAGGCCGGGGCCTCCTGAGCCCTCCAATGGGACAGTCTGGGCTGAGGGAGGTAGACCCACCCATGGGACCGGGCAACCTCAACATGAACATGAATGTCaacatgaacatgaacatgaaCCTGAATGTGCAGATGACGCCACAGCAGCAGATGCTGATGTCACAGAAGATGCGAGGCCCTGGAGACATGATGGGTCCTCAGGGCCTCAGTCCTGAGGAGATGGCTCGAGTTCGGGCCCAGAACAGTAGTGGCATGATGGCGGGTCCACAGAAGATGCTCATGCCTTCTCAGTTTCCCAACCAGGGCCAGCAGGGATTCTCTGGGGGCCAGGGACCCTACCAAGCCATGCCCCAGGACATGGGCAACACTCCAGACATGTTTAGCCCTGATCAGAGTTCAGTGCCCATGGGCGCTGTGGGCACCGCCCGGCTCAGCCATATGCCTCTGCCCCCTGCATCCAATCCCCCTGGGTCTGTGCACTCAGCCCCCAATAGGGGGCTTGGCAGGCGGCCTTCAGATCTCACCATCAGTATTAATCAGATGGGCTCACCAGGCATGGGGCATCTGAAGTCACCCACCCTTAGCCAGGTGCACTCCCCGCTGGTCACCTCACCCTCTGCCAACCTTAAGTCACCCCAGACTCCCTCACAGATGGTACCCTTGCCTTCTGCCAACCCACCAGGACCTCTCAAGTCACCCCAGGTCCTCAGCTCTTCCCTCAGTGTGCGTTCACCCACTGGCTCACCCAGCAGGCTCAAGTCTCCCTCCATGGCGGTGCCTTCTCCGGGCTGGGTCGCCTCTCCCAAGACAGCCATGCCTAGTCCTGGGGTCTCCCAGAATAAACAGCCACCTCTCAACATAAACTCTTCCTCTACCCTGGGCAACCTGGAACAGG GTGCTCTCCCACCTGCTGGCCCCCGGAACAGCTCCTCAGCTCCTCCCGCCAACCCTCCCAGCAGCCTCATGAATCCCAGCCTACCGTTCACATCCTCCCCAGACCCCACGCCTTCCCAGAACCCTCTGTCACTGATGATGTCTCAGATGTCCAAGTATGCCATGCCCAGCTCTACCCCGCTGTACCACAATGCCATCAAGACCATCGCCACCTCAGATGACGAGTTGCTGCCTGACCGGCCCctgctacccccacccccaccaccgcAGGGCTCTGGGCCAG GTATCAGCAACAACCAGCCCAACCAGATGCATATGAACCCTGCTGCTGCCCAGAGCCCCATGGGCATGAACTTGCCAGGCCAGCAGCCCCTGTCCCATGAGCCTCCACCTACTATgttgccctcccccacccctctgggGTCCAACATTCCACTGCACCCCAATGCACAGGGGACTGGGGGCCCTTCTCAAAACTCAATGATGATGGCCCCAGGAGGCCCAGACTCCCTAAATACCCCTTGTGGCCCTGTGCCCAGCTCTTCCCAGATGATGTCCTTTCCTCCTCGGCTGCAGCAACCCCATGGTGCCATGGCcgccactgggggtggggggcctgGCCTGCAGCAGCACTACCCTTCAGGCATGGCCCTGCCCCCTGAGGACCTGCCCAACCAGCCACCTGGTCCCATACCCTCCCAGCAGCACCTGATGGGCAAAGGCATGGCTGGCCGCATGGGCGATGCGTACCCACCGGGGGTACTCCCTGGGGTGGCATCGGTACTGAATGACCCAGAGCTGAGTGAGGTGATCCGGCCCACCCCTACCGGCATTCCTGAGTTCGACTTATCCAGAATCATCCCCTCTGAGAAACCGAGCAGCACCCTCCAATACTTCCCCAAGAACGAGAACCAGCCCCCCAAGGCCCAGCCCCCCAATCTGCACCTCATGAACCTGCAGAACATGATGGCGGAGCAGGCCCCGTCTCGGCCCCCCAACCTCCCAGGCCAACAGGGGGTCCAGCGGGGTCTCAGCATGTCCATGTGccaccctggacagatgtccttGCTGGGCAGGACAGGTGTGCCCCCACAGCAGGGCATGGTGCCCCACGGCC
- the Bcl9l gene encoding B-cell CLL/lymphoma 9-like protein: protein MRILANKTRLPHPRRREAPGSPPLSPRGHCPPAPAKPMHPENKLTNHGKTGNGGAQSQHQNVNQGPTCNLGSKGVGAGSHGAKANQISPSNSSLKNPQAGVSPFSSLKGKVKRERSVSVDSGEQREAGTPSLDSEAKEVAPRSKRRCVLERKQPYSGDEWCSGPDSEEDDKPIGATHNCNVADPAMVAPQLGPGQTAQLPLSENSAPGPQHGPPPGLRPDVPGGGGGGVPGKPPSQFVYVFTTHLANTAAEAVLQGRAESILAYHQQNVPRAKLDQAPKVPPTPEPLPLNTPSAGTPQSQPPPLPPPPPAPGSAPPALPQEGPPEDTSQDLAPNSVGAASTGGGTGGTHPNTPTAATANNPLPPGGDPGSAPGSALLGEATPTGNGQRNLVGSEGLSKEQLEHRERSLQTLRDIERLLLRSGETEPFLKGPPGGAVEGGPPAQAPSAAQQPPSAPPPGLKKYEEPLQSMISQTQSLGGPPLEHEVPGHPQGGDMGQQMNMMMQRLGQDSLTPEQVAWRKLQEEYYEEKRRKEEQIGLHGGRPLQDMVGMGGNQMQRVPGFGGMQSIPMEVPMNAMQRPVRPGMAWNEDLPPIGGPSNFAQNAVPYPGGQGEAERFMTPRVREELLRHQLLEKRSMGMQRPLGMAGSGMGQSMEMERMIQTHRQMDPTMFPGQMTGGDGLAGTPMGIEFGGGRGLLSPPMGQSGLREVDPPMGPGNLNMNMNVNMNMNMNLNVQMTPQQQMLMSQKMRGPGDMMGPQGLSPEEMARVRAQNSSGMMAGPQKMLMPSQFPNQGQQGFSGGQGPYQAMPQDMGNTPDMFSPDQSSVPMGAVGTARLSHMPLPPASNPPGSVHSAPNRGLGRRPSDLTISINQMGSPGMGHLKSPTLSQVHSPLVTSPSANLKSPQTPSQMVPLPSANPPGPLKSPQVLSSSLSVRSPTGSPSRLKSPSMAVPSPGWVASPKTAMPSPGVSQNKQPPLNINSSSTLGNLEQGALPPAGPRNSSSAPPANPPSSLMNPSLPFTSSPDPTPSQNPLSLMMSQMSKYAMPSSTPLYHNAIKTIATSDDELLPDRPLLPPPPPPQGSGPGISNNQPNQMHMNPAAAQSPMGMNLPGQQPLSHEPPPTMLPSPTPLGSNIPLHPNAQGTGGPSQNSMMMAPGGPDSLNTPCGPVPSSSQMMSFPPRLQQPHGAMAATGGGGPGLQQHYPSGMALPPEDLPNQPPGPIPSQQHLMGKGMAGRMGDAYPPGVLPGVASVLNDPELSEVIRPTPTGIPEFDLSRIIPSEKPSSTLQYFPKNENQPPKAQPPNLHLMNLQNMMAEQAPSRPPNLPGQQGVQRGLSMSMCHPGQMSLLGRTGVPPQQGMVPHGLHQGVMSPPQGLMTQQNFMLMKQRGVGGEVYTQPPHMLSPQGSLMAPPPQQNLMVSHPLRQRSVSLDSQMGYLPTPGGMANLPF, encoded by the exons GTTACCCCACCCCAGGAGGAGAGAGGCTCCAGGGAGTCCACCGCTGTCCCCTCGAGGCCACTGCCCCCCTGCCCCAGCCAAGCCAATGCACCCAGAAAATAAATTGACCAATCATGGCAAGACAGGGAATGGAGGGGCCCAATCCCAGCACCAGAATGTGAACCAAGGACCCACCTGCAACCTGGGCTCCAAGGGCGTGGGGGCGGGGAGCCATGGGGCCAAGGCCAACCAGATCTCACCCAGCAACTCAAGTCTGAAGAACCCCCAGGCAGGAGTGTCTCCTTTCAGCTCCCTCAAAGGCAAGGTGAAGCGAGAGCGGAGTGTGTCCGTGGACTCTGGAGAGCAGCGAGAAGCCGGAACTCCATCCCTGGATTCAGAGGCCAAAG AGGTGGCACCCCGGAGTAAACGGAGGTGTGTGCTGGAGCGGAAGCAGCCATACAGTGGGGATGAATGGTGCTCTGGACCAGACAGCGAGGAGGACGACAAGCCCATTGGGGCCACCCACA ATTGTAATGTAGCAGACCCAGCCATGGTGGCCCCACAGTTGGGTCCTGGCCAAACTGCCCAACTGCCCCTCAGTGAGAACAGTGCACCAGGCCCCCAACATGGCCCCCCGCCAGGCCTTCGGCCAGAcgtccctgggggtgggggtgggggcgtccCAGGAAAGCCTCCGTCTCAGTTCGTGTACGTCTTCACCACCCATCTGGCCAACAC GGCGGCAGAAGCAGTGCTACAGGGCCGGGCAGAGTCCATCCTCGCCTACCACCAGCAGAACGTGCCCCGGGCCAAGCTGGATCAG GCCCCTAAAGTGCCACCCACCCCAGAACCACTACCCCTGAACACGCCATCAGCAGGTACACCACAGTCCCAGCCACCTCCGttgccaccgccaccaccagccCCTGGCAGTGCCCCTCCTGCTCTGCCCCAGGAGGGGCCTCCTGAAGACACCAGTCAGGACCTGGCCCCCAACTCAGTGGGAGCTGCCAGCACAGGTGGTGGGACTGGGGGCACCCACCCCAACACCCCAACGGCTGCCACTGCTAACAACCCTCTGCCTCCTGGAGGAGACCCTGGCAGTGCTCCTGGCTCTGCCCTATTGGGCGAGGCCACGCCCACAGGAAATGGGCAGAGGAACCTGGTGGGCTCTGAGGGCCTGTCCAAAGAGCAGCTGGAGCACCGTGAGCGCTCCCTCCAGACACTTCGAGACATAGAGAGGCTGCTGCTCCGCAGCGGGGAGACTGAGCCCTTCCTCAAGGGGCCCCCTGGAGGAGCTGTTGAGGGAGGCCCGCCCGCACAAGCGCCCTCTGCCGCTCAGCAGCCTCCCTCCGCCCCTCCTCCGGGGCTGAAGAAGTACGAGGAACCTCTGCAGTCAATGATTTCACAGACACAGAGCCTTGGAGGCCCCCCATTGGAGCACGAGGTGCCGGGGCACCCTCAGGGCGGAGACATGGGACAGCAAATGAACATGATGATGCAGAGGCTGGGCCAGGACAGTCTGACACCTGAGCAGGTGGCCTGGCGCAAACTGCAGGAAGAGTACTACGAGGAGAAGCGGCGGAAAGAGGAGCAGATTGGATTGCATGGGGGCCGCCCTCTGCAGGACATGGTGGGAATGGGGG GCAACCAGATGCAAAGGGTGCCTGGCTTTGGAGGTATGCAGAGTATACCCATGGAAGTACCCATGAATGCCATGCAGAGACCTGTAAGGCCGGGCATGGCCTGGAATGAAGACTTGCCCCCTATTGGGGGACCCAGCAACTTTGCCCAGAATGCTGTGCCCTATCCAGGTGGGCAGGGTGAGGCAGAGCGGTTCATGACCCCTCGTGTCCGGGAGGAGCTGCTGAGGCACCAGTTGCTGGAGAAGCGGTCAATGGGCATGCAGCGGCCCCTGGGCATGGCGGGTAGTGGCATGGGACAGAGCATGGAAATGGAACGGATGATACAGACACATCGACAGATGGACCCTACCATGTTCCCAGGGCAGATGACTGGAGGAGATGGTCTGGCTGGCACTCCCATGGGCATAGAGTTCGGTGGAGGCCGGGGCCTCCTGAGCCCTCCAATGGGACAGTCTGGGCTGAGGGAGGTAGACCCACCCATGGGACCGGGCAACCTCAACATGAACATGAATGTCaacatgaacatgaacatgaaCCTGAATGTGCAGATGACGCCACAGCAGCAGATGCTGATGTCACAGAAGATGCGAGGCCCTGGAGACATGATGGGTCCTCAGGGCCTCAGTCCTGAGGAGATGGCTCGAGTTCGGGCCCAGAACAGTAGTGGCATGATGGCGGGTCCACAGAAGATGCTCATGCCTTCTCAGTTTCCCAACCAGGGCCAGCAGGGATTCTCTGGGGGCCAGGGACCCTACCAAGCCATGCCCCAGGACATGGGCAACACTCCAGACATGTTTAGCCCTGATCAGAGTTCAGTGCCCATGGGCGCTGTGGGCACCGCCCGGCTCAGCCATATGCCTCTGCCCCCTGCATCCAATCCCCCTGGGTCTGTGCACTCAGCCCCCAATAGGGGGCTTGGCAGGCGGCCTTCAGATCTCACCATCAGTATTAATCAGATGGGCTCACCAGGCATGGGGCATCTGAAGTCACCCACCCTTAGCCAGGTGCACTCCCCGCTGGTCACCTCACCCTCTGCCAACCTTAAGTCACCCCAGACTCCCTCACAGATGGTACCCTTGCCTTCTGCCAACCCACCAGGACCTCTCAAGTCACCCCAGGTCCTCAGCTCTTCCCTCAGTGTGCGTTCACCCACTGGCTCACCCAGCAGGCTCAAGTCTCCCTCCATGGCGGTGCCTTCTCCGGGCTGGGTCGCCTCTCCCAAGACAGCCATGCCTAGTCCTGGGGTCTCCCAGAATAAACAGCCACCTCTCAACATAAACTCTTCCTCTACCCTGGGCAACCTGGAACAGG GTGCTCTCCCACCTGCTGGCCCCCGGAACAGCTCCTCAGCTCCTCCCGCCAACCCTCCCAGCAGCCTCATGAATCCCAGCCTACCGTTCACATCCTCCCCAGACCCCACGCCTTCCCAGAACCCTCTGTCACTGATGATGTCTCAGATGTCCAAGTATGCCATGCCCAGCTCTACCCCGCTGTACCACAATGCCATCAAGACCATCGCCACCTCAGATGACGAGTTGCTGCCTGACCGGCCCctgctacccccacccccaccaccgcAGGGCTCTGGGCCAG GTATCAGCAACAACCAGCCCAACCAGATGCATATGAACCCTGCTGCTGCCCAGAGCCCCATGGGCATGAACTTGCCAGGCCAGCAGCCCCTGTCCCATGAGCCTCCACCTACTATgttgccctcccccacccctctgggGTCCAACATTCCACTGCACCCCAATGCACAGGGGACTGGGGGCCCTTCTCAAAACTCAATGATGATGGCCCCAGGAGGCCCAGACTCCCTAAATACCCCTTGTGGCCCTGTGCCCAGCTCTTCCCAGATGATGTCCTTTCCTCCTCGGCTGCAGCAACCCCATGGTGCCATGGCcgccactgggggtggggggcctgGCCTGCAGCAGCACTACCCTTCAGGCATGGCCCTGCCCCCTGAGGACCTGCCCAACCAGCCACCTGGTCCCATACCCTCCCAGCAGCACCTGATGGGCAAAGGCATGGCTGGCCGCATGGGCGATGCGTACCCACCGGGGGTACTCCCTGGGGTGGCATCGGTACTGAATGACCCAGAGCTGAGTGAGGTGATCCGGCCCACCCCTACCGGCATTCCTGAGTTCGACTTATCCAGAATCATCCCCTCTGAGAAACCGAGCAGCACCCTCCAATACTTCCCCAAGAACGAGAACCAGCCCCCCAAGGCCCAGCCCCCCAATCTGCACCTCATGAACCTGCAGAACATGATGGCGGAGCAGGCCCCGTCTCGGCCCCCCAACCTCCCAGGCCAACAGGGGGTCCAGCGGGGTCTCAGCATGTCCATGTGccaccctggacagatgtccttGCTGGGCAGGACAGGTGTGCCCCCACAGCAGGGCATGGTGCCCCACGGCC